The following are from one region of the Myxocyprinus asiaticus isolate MX2 ecotype Aquarium Trade chromosome 2, UBuf_Myxa_2, whole genome shotgun sequence genome:
- the LOC127454913 gene encoding mitochondrial carrier homolog 2-like: MADTCGQVLLGSGLTVLSHPLMYIKVLVQVGHEPLPPSLGRNLFGRQVYQLPGLFAYAKHIIKIDGKSGLFKGLTPRLCAGTIGTVVHSKVLQKCQEEKTEMVGSSQKAEEGSLQHVVNETTKEMIARSCATIVTHPFHVITLRCMVQFIGREAKYSGIFDSIITVYREEGILGFFAGLIPRLLGDVLSLWICNMLAHFINTYAIDDSMSHTGEIKNCSQAVTGFFASMLTYPFVLVSNLMAVNNCGLAGGLPPYAAVYPNWLHCWSHLSREGNMSRGNSLFFRKLPVGKMYAIEQKRFF; this comes from the exons ATGGCGGACACATGTGGCCAAGTACTCCTTGGGTCTGGGCTAACTGTCCTTTCCCACCCCCTTATGTACATCAAGGTTTTAGTTCAG GTTGGACATGAACCTCTCCCTCCTTCTTTAGGCAGGAATCTATTTGGCCGACAAGTGTACCAGCTTCCAGGGCTCTTTGCATATG CCAAACACATCATAAAGATTGATGGGAAATCAGGCCTGTTTAAGGGTCTCACCCCGAGGCTTTGTGCTGGGACCATTGGAACTGTCGTCCATAGTAAAGTTTTGCAG aaatgccaggagGAAAAAACTGAG ATGGTGGGAAGTAGTCAGAAAGCAGAGGAAGGTTCCTTGCAACATGTAGTAAATGAG ACCACTAAAGAAATGATTGCACGTTCCTGTGCCACAATTGTCACACACCCTTTCCATG tTATCACACTCAGATGCATGGTACAGTTTATCGGTAGAGAAGCCAAATACAG TGGCATCTTTGACTCCATTATTACAGTCTACAGAGAAGAAGGAATCCTGGGTTTTTTTGC CGGCCTCATTCCTCGTCTACTTGGTGATGTTCTTTCCTTGTGGATCTGCAACATGCTCGCTCACTTCATCAACACATATGCTATAGATGACTCA ATGAGTCATACAGGAGAGATAAAGAACTGCTCTCAGGCTGTGACTGGG ttTTTTGCCAGTATGCTGACGTATCCATTTGTATTGGTGTCTAACCTGATGGCTGTAAATAATTGTGG GCTGGCTGGAGGTCTTCCACCCTATGCTGCTGTTTATCCCAATTGGCTCCACTGCTGGAGTCACCTGAGCCGAGAG GGCAACATGAGCAGAGGTAACAGTCTGTTCTTCAGAAAGTTGCCTGTGGGGAAGATGTATGCCATCGAGCAGAAGAGATTTTTCTGA